DNA sequence from the Pseudophryne corroboree isolate aPseCor3 chromosome 6, aPseCor3.hap2, whole genome shotgun sequence genome:
TAACAGTAGTAGTTTGTAACTTACAGCACTTTGATTAGACAGTTGTGTACAATACAGCAGTTCGCAAACTGGGTTCCATGGCACCTTGGGGTGTCTCAGGGCACTTGAAGGAGTACCTCGGTTTGGTAGTCTACAACCaatccaaattatttatggtcaatgtaataggcaagacCAGTACTAGTGACTTCCCATCATGTactgtgtggacaaacagaagtgtaaccctgtccaccaccacacagctgagcctaaggatgacacataaacacaatttacttcatttaatatattttttagaaatttctcaataagaaacttgtggcctaggggtgccgacaaattttttttgatactctagggcagtgatggctaacattgacactccagctgttgttgaactacacatcccagcatgccctgcatcagttttagcatggccaaatagtaaaactgatgcagggcacgctgggatgtgtagttcaacaacagctggagtttcaaggttagccatcactgctctagggtgccgtgatacaaaaaagttcgggaaccactggtataatgtATAGGAAGATATTTCAGCAACCACTATAGTAGTGAGCAATTACTTACTTTGTTTAAAGCAACCACAATGCATTACTTCCAGTGTGATTCTCAACTACTCTACCACTGatattattttatttcttattattcAACTTGGCTTTCACAATGACGTACAAATTTTGTGTGTAACCAAAAGTAATGTTCCCATTAGCATGATATGTGTCTAATATAAACATACTTTCATGACTTTCAGATTCCTGACCATTTACAGATTCCTTTTAAATCTGCTGCTCTGCTATTTATCTGTGGCAGTAATATCTGTTCGCCACTTgtaaatatctgatatcacagaaaTTATGGCTTCTCATTGGTCCAACCATTCCCATTTCCTTCTGCAGCACCTCATAGTCCAGGTGTTTGCCTTGGGCTGTACAGAGCTCTGAGAAACAAAGCAGCTCCAGTGAATGGTACCATGGATAGGATGAATATTTTACCTATCTGGAAGAACTGCTTTAATATAAAAATTGCATATGGTAAGAGCTCAAGTTCACAGCGAAGGGTGTGCTTATCAAAGGCAGCCAGGCAGCATCACACCCTCAACAGACCTTAGTCGTTTTACAAATGAGGACTAAAGGGTGCTGCAGTTAGCTTCCATATTTACCATAACTCGTCTACAGAGTTTCAGGAGATGAAATATAGGGATGAGTATTATTTATGGGGCCAGTCTAGTACATGTGGCGTTTCCCATACCCTAGAATCCATTTATACAAAATATTCCGAAATCCAAATTTTTTTGAGTGCGACTGCGATAGTGACACctgtgctttctgatggttcaatctatgcaaactttgtttaatgcacacatttttttaaaataattgtaTAAAATGGCTTTCAGGCTATGTGCATAAGGTGTacacataggcatttctataatggatgcaaggtgtgtggtgcacatgggccgctggatccaggggggcccacaccgcacacactgcacccatagaatatacttacctctccagagtcccgtgACAGAGGCCCTGCTGTTTGGGcaaaaatcactcggaaaatgtccacagaggccatttccgagtgatttgcaaaTGCGTACTGGAGGTTTCCACCGGTGACAAgccacgggcgccatgttcccgagacctgcacatgcgcagtagactctggcattatgccagagtctactgctgccagagAGTAGGGGGCCTGCGAtgaaggctgcacgcgggtcccctcctctcttaaattgCCTCTggatgtatatgaaacgtaaaatgCATCtcatgtttagacttgggtcccatccccaagatatctcattatagtatacaATTACAAAAGCCAAAATGCTTCAGGTCCTAAGCATCTCGGATACTGGAGACTCACCCTGTATTTATATTTCACTAAAGAATTAGTAACAATGCGTTTGTAACTTGATGCCTTGCCAAAATATACAGATACATTTACCACCGAAGGTAACTGAACATAGTTTTATTATGTGGCTTGTTTGTTTCTAGTTTGCTAGAAGAGTGTCACAGCTTCATGGTCACATGGCCAACATTTGGTTCTGCTGAATTAAATGTACCGGATGTTCAACTTTAGAATATTTCACCTTCTTGTTACTAATTGTTGAAATGATTTATGCCATCATAAAAATAAATTGATGGGTTTATTTACTTAGCGTCGGGTTCTAAAATCCTGCTGTTTTAATCGTCTTTATGCCCGAAATTCAAAACAGCATGACTGGAAGTTTCAGGTTTTAGAACCtgatgcttagtaaataaacccgttAGTCCTCTCATAAAGTTGTTTTCTTATGGAAGCTTCCAGATATgtccattattacttctctttgttGAAAAAAAATGTTACCTGTCATTTATTGCAATTGAATATAAAGTATTTGGGAGTTTGATATAAacattgtaaaatgtgtataattacACTGGGATAAAAAGTTAAAAAGGGTATTGATCAACTACTGTATATCGCCTTACTCATCACCTGCAAATACAACAGATATATTACAACTAATAAAATGTAAATGGTAGTCCAGAAAAATGCATAATTCAAGCTGTATATAGACAAAGTCACATAAAGCAGAAAATATGTGATGCTACTTATACATACAAAACTCAGgagttggtcacagattttgctatcgcagcaaaatctgcgaccactaaaatcacatgctgggggccacccaacacagggcaaggccgccctgccTGTGTGACTCTGCCCCATGATGCGATTGCAATTCCATTGTGATTGCAACGCCATGTTCCTCCCGCAGGAAGTGCAGGTAACGTCATCGGGCCACCTCGAAAATGGCCATAACACACCTGTGTTTCTTGCTGTCCTCCCCACCAACACCGCATTGCCGCCCCCAGATGTCCGTTGCCTGTCAATCGTGCCACAATCGCATCCTTTCTTCATGATAGCCTGCACACACATACTACAGAAATTGCGAGTGCGCAGACAGGAAAAACACGCTCTTCAGAGCGATCACAGCCATAGCAATCAGCTTTGAATAAGGCCCTGAGATTGGATATCAGTCATGTTACAGTTAATAAAATTCTATGAAAACTAAATGCTCCTAGATTTACCAGCAAACAAGTGGGCTTTTCTTACAAGGGAAATTGTGTAGATTACAGGACAATGAAAAAACAAAATGGCTTTTAATGTGTTTTACAGTTTTAAAAAATACTTGAGATTGTTAtataagtacacacacacacacacacacacacacacacacacacacacacacacacacacacacacatttcagtaGCAGATGGATGAAATGCTTTGTGTGATTATACTTTTATGACATTCATCATAAACGCTTAAAGCGGCTATATCACTATTTCTACAAGAGACTTTCTCATCACACGTGGTTTTTCCATTGTTAAACTATTTCCCCAGGGGCAAAGTTCAATGAATATGCTAGTAGTGCGGCTCAACAGCACCTGAAGATGTGATTCATATACAGTAGAAAAAATGTTACGGTATATTCCCTAATAATATAACTGCCTATTACAGCATCACATatccatacttcccaacatttcATGGCCAAAAAGGCACAgctagtgtatgctgcattataaaCAAAAAAGCAAACTTgtttctgcatatactgtatagaGATCTGTTGAATGGCAGCATTGTTATATAAATCATTAATAAACATTATTTCCAGGCTCAGCTTCAAATACCAGAAAGCAATAAAGCACACAGTAATCACAGTGGACGCTGTTATTCACTTAAAAGGGGGAGATACTGTAGACTCTTGAGAGCTGGGAAAATGCTaatccatatattatatatatatatatatatatatatatatatatacagtatgccggcaggggggcgaatgCAGCAAAACTcagctcgccacatgttctattctccctctatgggtgtcctggacacccatAGAAGGCAAATCAACTACCTCGCAGTATAGTaccccagtcgggatcccggcgtcagtattgcgacagccgggatcccgacaggtggtatgttaactgcataccatacagtatatacaacagACCCAGAAATTGGCCTCCAAATTTCCGAATATTACACATATCCTTTGTACATATACTTCATTTTACATACCTTCATGTCGTAATAACTTTGGGGCTGATTGAGAGTTGCATGCTTCTCGGTCAAACTGTACTGGCACTGAGGGTATGGAACTAAATTTGGATATTTGCCCATATACAGAGTAGCATGCATCTATGTGACCACATGGCCCATTACCCTGAAGCTTGATTAAATAACCAGCATTGTTATCATCACATACTTGCACCATCCAAATACTAGGTGCAAGAGATTTGTCTGAAGTCACATAATTCAACGTAGTCCGCAATTGTATCTACACATCCTGGACATGTCTTATTTTTGTTTCAACCAGAAAAATTGgatagataatcttatagtgtgtatccagcttaagtttAGCCTGAACTCAAATGCCCCAATGTCGCACACTTGCAGCCATTCAGAATCACTCAAGGATGCGTGTGCTTGGATACAGAGCATGCGCAGTTCTAAAAATTACAAAATCCATCCACACAACAGACTAGCATGCAGCTCTAAATTGGCCCCTTTATCTTTAGACACATTTTTCAGTTCTTTTACatactaaggcagtggttcccaaacacggcacagtccaggttttaaagctaTCCATGTCTGAGAACAGGTGGTTACATCAAAATGACTGATGTCCATATTAAATGCAAACTGAAGATACATTCTATTATACTACATTGTGTAGAGAATACAATCACAATAGATGAATGTTCTCTTCTCTCATGTCAGCACTAAGCCTTACAGTAAATACCAatttacacaaaaataaaaaatataaagcgAATTCAGCATAGTGAGAGGGTTCAGTGTGATTGACCGGCGGATGGAATGCCGGCATCAcaatactgacaccggcatccccatAGTTGAAATCCAGACAAGGGAAAGGTAAGTATGTTATCCCCACTCCTCTGACCCCTAGTCCTaagcctcccttcccgcagcctaaccctaacctccccccttagtggctaaccctaacctcccccggtggtgtctaaccctaacccctctccctgtagcctaaccttaacctctgcgtgtggcgcctaaacctaacaccccccccccccttcccctccctggGCCTAACCCAACTCGCCCACTATACTTACAGTGGGATGAcagctgtcggtctcctgaccctgttgtgattctggcatcggtattctgacgggagttgggattctggtgtctgtaTTTCGACTGCTGAGATCCCGACACCAGTATCTTAACTGCATTCCGTTTGAGACACCAACTACTAGCATGTCTAAGTACACACCTGAAAAACTTTACTCACAGTCCCCAATTTTCTGAGAGATGAAATTATCTTGATTTTCCCCGATTTCCAGAGTACACTACTGTATTATCTGTTCTTATCAGAACTATATGTTCTAAAGATTAACAAAGGTGATGTTTTTAAATGATCTATGTCAGACAGATCATGTACATAATAAAAGATGTGCATTGTGATTGGGGGCCggcgggaagcagtcaggatccctgcagtcaaaatactgacgccggaatacaACACTATTCTGAATGCTGACAAAGGCATCCAAAATGGGTACACCATCCCAGCACCAGGATGCCGGCAGCCGTAATCCCGAATGAGAAAAGACCGTGGCACAAGGCAGGTAAGatcgcaggagggaggaggttagggttaggctgcagggggacgcTTAGTGGCGCACCTTCAACCTGATAACTTcatcttagtggcgcacctccaacctgatAACTTCagtttagtggcgcacctccaacctgataacttcagcttagtggcgcacctccaacctgataacttcagcttagtggcgcacctccaacctgataacttcagcttagtggcgcacctccaacctgatAACTTCAGTTTAGTGGCGCACTTCCAACCTGATAACTTCAGCTTAGTAGCGCACCTCCAACCTGATAActtcagcttagtggcgcacctccaacctgatAACTTCggtttagtggcgcacctccaacctgatAACTTCAGCTTAGTGGCAAACCTCCAACCTGATAActtcagcttagtggcgcacctccaacctgatACAATTTTGTGCCTTTTCATAAAAGAAAGGCCAAGTTATTCCTTTCGCTGGTTGGTTTCCCTACAATTATATTGATGAATTGTTGATTACTTGTGCAGTGTCCTCTGGACTTTGTTGTCTCTCCCTAGagaaggacggttagggttaggctgcatcccgggggttagggttatgttgcgggaagggggggttagggttaggcaccccccacggagggttagggttaggctgcgagggggtggaagttaggtttaggcagtgaggACAGGGGGTTGCATAGTGTTTACATGGCTTTAGTTAGTTTGTGAGGCCAGCAGTTATTTCATTGGCTATTGGCTATGATAttggtcatgtgtaaatacatggcTTCTACAACACATCTTTGCGAGTGTGTAAAAGAGATTTGGTATGAAATTATGGAGAAATTAGTTATAACTGAAATATGAAAAACATACAGTAGGTTTATGGTTATAGTAGTGAGTGTATATTAGTCCAAAGAGCAAATATTATGAAGTCTTTGCTTTTACTATGTGTAGTGAAACAACACAGCATGTAACTATGATGACTCAATTAACAAGACAGTTTGCAATCAATttgtcagctgttgggatcccggcggtcagatacCGACGcagaaatcctgacagccgacaatgcagACAGACGGAATTCCGGTGCACAGGGGCTGTTCCCACTctgggtgtccacgtcacccagaGAGCCACCGAGATCAcatcatggcaagcgcagcgagcctgcaaggtgaCTCTTTGCGCCTGCGTGTCTGCCTGCATTCTGGCGAGcatgatgccgctgtcagtatgttaacagctggcatcccgccccccataaatagtatgtattccaacAAGACCTATATATTTAATTACAAAAACAGTTCAGCATACAATAAAATATGACACTGTTACCACACTTATTCAAGTGTGAGACTTACCCCAGCGTTGTCATGGTGACGATGGTGTACCAAAAGGCAGCTGGTATACTAGTAAATCTGCTGTTTAAAGAACCCTTCTCAGCATAAAACATTACTGTGGCAAAGATGATGATCGCCATAGTAAGGGAGAATAGCAGAAATCCCAATTCTGAGGCACAACTCTTCAGTGTATATCCCAAGATCCGTAGACCCTGTGAGTGGCGGGAAAATTTAAAGATCCGAAACACACGGAACACTCTCAGCGTGACAAATGCGCCACTTACGTCATCATTGTTTGTCATCACAAGAGCAATGTAATAGGGCATGATTGCCACCACATCGATGACGCTCATTACACTTCGTGCAAACCGAAATCGGCTGGGTGCAGCAAACAAGCGCATCAAGTACTCCACAGTGAAGATAAGGACGCATGCTGTATCCAGACAGAAAAAAGCCGTAGTATAACGCTCACCACAAGGCAAGTCCCGCATAGAGCCTAGACCTGTACCACATGGTACTGTCTCCAACACATTGGCAAggacagagacagcaatgaagaagCCAGTTACATAGTAAAATACCAAGGCTACAGTACTGGTGTGAGGGTTTTCAAATGCTCGCCACATTTTCTGACGAGCTGACATTGGGGGTAGTGGTCCCTCTGATTTGTTCTCACTGTCAGCATCATCCAGTAGTCTCTCTGCATTCTCCCTGCGCCTGTCTCTGTACTCCTCATAACAGCAGTCACCAATAATCTCTGGCATAACACCAAAAAATGCCAACTCTTCATCAAATGCAGCAATACATTCATGCCGCGGGTAGTGAAGCCGACCTGTGCGATAAAAATTCAGAATGTGGCGGAAAATATCCGGGTCCCTATCAAAAAAATATTCTCCAGTATCCTGATTAAAGAAAAAATCTCGCTCAGTGCTGCCAAGCAAAGTATCCGGGTAGCGCTCTAGTGTGTTTCGCCAAGTTTGAAAGCAGGTACCACTGACATTTAGCACAATCAAGGAGTCCTGAGACCTTTTCCTTTCACCTTGGGGTGGTGCAGGCATAGGATCTGATGCCACTGGCATCCAGCCAATGGCAGCAGCTCGCGCAAAGGGCAGCCATGATGACACTCCTGCTGCCATGTTTACCGTGGTTGCCTgtaatggcttatctgagctttagCAGAAATATAAAGGTTGCTGCAAGTTTATAAAACTTGTTTGATTTTGTTAGCAGATAAAAAGTTTGACCAGAAAGAATGTGCTGAAGATGCTGTCAGTGTCTCTAGGTCACAATCCCATTCTGTTTCCAGGTGTGTCAGATAAGAGCAGTCTGTAGTGTTCAGCAGAAGCAGAGGAAGAAGAATGCCATGTGTTGCTGGCTGAGCTGCAGCTCTCAGAGCTATACCAGCAGCAGGGAGAGAGCTGCTCTGTCTGCTTGCAGCTTTCCGTCACCTATCCGTTGTCTCTTAAGTCTGACAGTGGCAATCACATCACACATGCCTATGCCTGCTCCTTTACTATAGGAGATCCATTTGTGCTATTCATTTAACACAATTAATGATTTGCATAGGAACATTTTGGAACTCATCATTTTCCTATAACGTTCTGCTAAGAACAGAAGCATGGCTTGGCCAGATGCAAGCAGACTGACAAGCAGGAACTGCACCAATATATTCCAATTGCTGTTCCAGCCAGAAGAGCTACGTACCTTTGCAACAAGTATACAGAATCCACAGCAGCAGCTCTTTCCAGGGAGAAGCAGAGGCATACAGCTGGGGAGGCAGAGGTCCGGGGTTACAGGCACTCAGTGTAACTTCAGTTCAGTTTGCCTAGCACATGTGCATCCATACACTAAGCATACATTCTCTGCCAGCTTCAGGTGGATGAGGGGAATGAGCACAGTTAGGAGGGGTGAGTACCTCTCCCCTATCACTTTTTGCAACCATTTCACTAGCTTGTAGCAGGGCAGGAGCCTGTGTAACCCCACCCCCTCTGCCCAGTATTCCTGTCTACTTGTCACATCGCCGGGAGCAGCTGGCTGTGTAGTTTGCACTTCATGTTGCTATTATTGCAACAATGTGTCCAAGCTTCCGGGTGTGAGttcctgtatatactgtagtgtacCTGATGATTGTCCTCATAGCATGCTGACTCCTTGTTATCTACTTATATATCCGCATCAATGGTGTCCCTTATTTATTtcctcagcggcaggggtcgctgcagggagcagcACTGGTCCGGCGTTCCGAAATTTGGTCCAGTCAGCCTTTCCACGAATA
Encoded proteins:
- the KCND2 gene encoding potassium voltage-gated channel subfamily D member 2 isoform X2 encodes the protein MAAGVSSWLPFARAAAIGWMPVASDPMPAPPQGERKRSQDSLIVLNVSGTCFQTWRNTLERYPDTLLGSTERDFFFNQDTGEYFFDRDPDIFRHILNFYRTGRLHYPRHECIAAFDEELAFFGVMPEIIGDCCYEEYRDRRRENAERLLDDADSENKSEGPLPPMSARQKMWRAFENPHTSTVALVFYYVTGFFIAVSVLANVLETVPCGTGLGSMRDLPCGERYTTAFFCLDTACVLIFTVEYLMRLFAAPSRFRFARSVMSVIDVVAIMPYYIALVMTNNDDVSGAFVTLRVFRVFRIFKFSRHSQGLRILGYTLKSCASELGFLLFSLTMAIIIFATVMFYAEKGSLNSRFTSIPAAFWYTIVTMTTLGYGDMVPKTIAGKIFGSICSLSGVLVIALPVPVIVSNFSRIYHQNQRADKRRAQKKARLARIRVAKSGSANAFLQSKRNGLLNETFQGSSEEEQAFINKSGSTFATQHYHLLHCLEKTTNHEFVDEQSYEDSCMEVSTINKLRNHSPSLSSQHDGSNFCCSRRNKKNQRMPNANVTTCSHQGSLQELSAIHIQCLERTPLSNSRSSLNAKVEEHLKLNCEPPYVTTAVITMPTPPVTTPEEDGRSESPDYSQRNIVRVSAL
- the KCND2 gene encoding potassium voltage-gated channel subfamily D member 2 isoform X1, whose translation is MAAGVSSWLPFARAAAIGWMPVASDPMPAPPQGERKRSQDSLIVLNVSGTCFQTWRNTLERYPDTLLGSTERDFFFNQDTGEYFFDRDPDIFRHILNFYRTGRLHYPRHECIAAFDEELAFFGVMPEIIGDCCYEEYRDRRRENAERLLDDADSENKSEGPLPPMSARQKMWRAFENPHTSTVALVFYYVTGFFIAVSVLANVLETVPCGTGLGSMRDLPCGERYTTAFFCLDTACVLIFTVEYLMRLFAAPSRFRFARSVMSVIDVVAIMPYYIALVMTNNDDVSGAFVTLRVFRVFRIFKFSRHSQGLRILGYTLKSCASELGFLLFSLTMAIIIFATVMFYAEKGSLNSRFTSIPAAFWYTIVTMTTLGYGDMVPKTIAGKIFGSICSLSGVLVIALPVPVIVSNFSRIYHQNQRADKRRAQKKARLARIRVAKSGSANAFLQSKRNGLLNETFQGSSEEEQAFINKSGSTFATQHYHLLHCLEKTTGLSQFVDESILPISSPPIIQNHEFVDEQSYEDSCMEVSTINKLRNHSPSLSSQHDGSNFCCSRRNKKNQRMPNANVTTCSHQGSLQELSAIHIQCLERTPLSNSRSSLNAKVEEHLKLNCEPPYVTTAVITMPTPPVTTPEEDGRSESPDYSQRNIVRVSAL